Below is a genomic region from Zea mays cultivar B73 chromosome 9, Zm-B73-REFERENCE-NAM-5.0, whole genome shotgun sequence.
TGGAAGGCAGAGACCATGATCAATAGGAATAAGTTCAGTATGATTCCCAAATTTTCCTGCTCCGGTTTGCTTCCTTACCAGAAGATTGCCAGCATGTCTATCAGTGTTGAAGATCCTGATGTCAAGAATACCGATCCTATGGACAGCAGAAACAGGAAAGCTTGAGGTGCCATGATCACTGGCATCAAAATCGTGAGGAATAAACTGCTGAAATGATGCAGTCTTGCTAACAGCTTGAATGCTACCATCAGCAATATTTTTGTTAGCAAAATTGATGTCTTCATTCATATGAAACACAGGATGAGAAATCTTAACAAGTAACGTCGGAGGAACATTAGCAGAGTTATCATAGTCCAGAAGGTACGCCGCAACCTCTCTAAAACAGGTCTCGCCAATTCGAACTGATCTTTTGAGGCCTGGCTGCCCAAGGGATTTCCCTATAAAACCTTTTGGGTTGTTGGGAGCAAAAGGCTCTTCATCATTTGGCTTCACAATTGCTGCATTCTCACCTTTGCTGTTCCTGAAATAGTAAGCACCACCAAGCCCACTTTTGATAGGTACTGGATCCACACCTTTCTTGATTGCCCTAGCAACATCCTTCACGAGCTGCCTTGTTCGAGAACAGCGGCTCGGGCATACTAACAGTTCAATTGGACAGCCCCTATCTTTTTGCTGTTGGAGATCCTTGCCACTAGGAGACAAGCATGGTGTGGAGGAACTTCGATGCATGAAAGTCTTGGTGAGAAGCAAAGGGAAATCATTTCTAATGGTGCTGAGATCATTTTTCAGAACACTCTCATCAGTGGGAAAATTTAGGGCCACCTGCAGCTTTCTTTTGACCGTATGTGCATTGTCACCACAATTCAATTGAATAGCCAGGACACAACCAACATCGGTTTGGACAAAAACACGTTTCCATCCACCAACCTTGGTCTCGCTTTTGCTTTTAGTAGGATACTCACTGCTAAGAGTTCGGTCCAAGGCTGAGACTGCCATCTGGGTCTGCACTGGGCATTCCAAGTTGCGAGGCATGGTAGAAACTGAAAGAGAAATTGCAGCCAATGTACTAGAGGAAGCTGCCAGAATCCGGCCTTTCTTGCTCCTCTCTTGTTTCCTTCTGCACCCGTCAAGTTCAGCAGACGAGTGAGACTCACAGCAGAGATCATCAGACAGTGACAGACATCTTTTACAACTTGCTAGACATTACCATAAGGTGAAGACAGGCAGATAGCAGCAACCCTTCTACACCAGGTAGCTGTTACTTATGAGACTGGACAAGCTTGCTTGTTGATTGTTAGATCCTGCAAGAACAGAAAGAATTAGAGGAGATTATCATCATAGCCCAAAGAGAGAAGAAACTAACAAAGCACTGAAACAAGACAAGAAGATTCTTTCCATGACATACAATCCACTCTAGCACCAGTCCTGTTCTACATGGACTGTGAAATAGAAGATAAGGAAGCTTCCTCATGATAACTCTGCACAGGCACGAGCTAAATCTACACTACAGCGGTAGCTCTGCACAGGCACAAACTCTGCTGCACAAATGCCAGATCGATCGACACAGATCAGCTTCTGCTAAAAGCAGATGAAGAAGCAAACGCCTAATGGTATGGCGTCAAGGGGCAGAAGACTAGCACCTAACATTGATTCACCATGCTGTGCAATCGGGCATCCAAGTTGAGAGCTTAGTGAATGAAATAACATAATAAAGGAAACAATTGTTCCAGAAGCTACTAGAATTAAAGCTGTGCTGCATCTATGTGCAAGAAAGCATAGTTACTTACTGCCAAATATGTCACCTTTTGCTCACCCGGCTATGAAAAAATCGAATAAAAAATGGGAAGAAAATGCAGAGACTCGGCAGAATTGATGAGATGAACACCAGTGGAAATGGACAACCCCAGGAATGTCGACGAGGAACCCCCACCCGTACCTGATGCAATGCGGAGGCCAGGGAATGGTGGATTGCGCCGTCGGGGTCGCAGATCTGGCACTgctccgccgccgccgcactCCGAGAAGGCAGCACCACCAATCCCTGCCCGGCGGCCGGCGCCGCGCCACCAACTCTCGGTTGCTGGAACAACGGCTCCACCTCCCGGTGCCCCCACTGGCCAGGGAATGGTGGATTGCGCCGTCGGAGTCGCAGATCTGGCACtgctccgccgccgccgctgccacaCTCCGAGAAGGCAGCACCACCAGTCCCTGCCCGGCGGCCGGCGCCGCGCCACCAACTCTCGGTTGGCACAACGGCTCCACCTCCCGGTGCCCCCACTGGCCGCCCCTGCTTCCCAGCTCCCACCCACGCTTGTTCAACCGTTCCTGGTGTCTGTACTGTGTGTTCGTGCGCAGGGGCAGGAGTGGTGCGCCTCAAGTAGGGGGTGAGGGATGGGTTAAAGAGGGGTTAAGGAACACGGGTTAACAAATAACCATGGCTAGGGAGAGATGTGAGTCGGGCGTGAGTAACGGCCATCTCTCTGCTTTctcctttctttctttttttgcaATTGCGAGTTCCCACCGTCCAAATTCCAGTCCCTACATTCAGGTAGTGCTGCTGCAGCAGCGTTTTTCGGTCCTAGAAATGAGAAGTTAGACCATTCAACTCATCTCTATTCTAAATTGTACTTAGTTTTTTTTAATTATACTAGgtgagtgtccgtgcgttgcaacggaaccgtataataacacaATAACAATATATATTATAGATatatgctcgtgcgttgcaacggaagtaaaagatttgtatgacacattgatacggaacgacaaacatcactataatatgcaaAATACGTGTGGAAAACTATCAATATCacacaaattatttctaaaaagttaatttagaatttttaattacagacaaatgtgtcgacaactGTACACTAATCAActaatcctttttagcgatatcgataagttcctgttgtatgtttgcagggatgaCATATCGGCACGAATTGTCCTCATAACTTAACATATCAATCACAAAGTTCCTTCGAAAAATCTTTACATCCTACAGACAAAGTCATAAGAGAACAAAACATATTATCTTGTAGAATGAGATAGCTGGAATGTATGTTTTGAACATAAAACGAACGTACTACACTCACCCTAACAAATTTCAGTAGTCTGTCATTCCCCCACATGGccatagcttgtagaacgagGTAGCTGGTATTAAACCTATAGAATAATGTTTGGGTAACTATGTTTTATACAATGATTATCATAGAAAAAATTTAAACTACTGAGAAGGCGGTACGAAGAAAATACCCTCTTAAGTCAATTGGGACACCAGTCtgaattgtatgttcccacttaaagaTATCCTCCGCCCATCCAGAATGTTTCTTGTTGTAAGCAATCttatatttttttgaggccatgaTAATCGCTTCCGCGAACCTCTTGTATGACATGTATTTACACCAATCTTGAGTCGGTGTAAAATCGATAAAAGTCACATGCTTTTTAACATAATCTATTACGAAAAGGGCGTGACATTCATTGAATTTTCATGGCATAAGAACCTgcaaaatatcagtcattaggatcctacaacagaagtgtcctttataaatacattcgaaatgaacacatacttacatatctACAACCCGTGATATAATAATTCATTGATGGCCAACAATCGAGTATTTTGGCTAACTCTTTTGTTGtaggatcctgatggtactttggaagtttaccaaaaccaaccattctctggacagtatatatacatgtccacatGAGGATTAGATGTAGATACTATATATTAATACATTAATGATTGGAAATAAACTTACCCAAAAACGCATGTCCATATAATGCTACCTATTATTTATGATTTCTTCTTTTGGCCTACGTGACTCTTTATTAGCAAGCAGCCAAACAGCCATGTCAAAACATCTTAGAATCATATCTTGATTTATCGTTAATATGTTTTGCATGTCTTTGAAagatatttctatcttaaaaggaTTGAAACTTTGCACTCATGTCATCCTGTAATGTAGCATAACGAAAGTCTATATCAAGAATCTAAGTAGTTGATATACATAAAATAGATAAATCAATGAGCACTTACTCTAGTGTCGTATTGTCTTCTATTGCCATGATATAATCACATAAAACATCTATTGAATCGGCTTTGGTCACTGGCATGTCCTTTGTGGAAAGACCAACCATTAAAAAGTCATTGGTGCACCCATCGGGAGAGACTTTTACATGAGCTCTTTTATCCCAATCATCAACAAACCACCTTTGCAAGTCTGCTTGAGTAATAGGGCCTTCCTCATCTTCATACACTACTTCGCTATCATCAAGCACGTGGAGTAGTTTCCTCTTATTAGAATCTGTTGGCTTTTCTAATATCTCAACATCAGATGGGCTTCCAGAGTCAACTTCTTTTTCATTTCTGTATAACAGACACCCCCTTCTCTTATTCAGGTATGAAGATAGTAATATAG
It encodes:
- the LOC103638274 gene encoding phosphatidylinositol 4-kinase gamma 5, whose translation is MPRNLECPVQTQMAVSALDRTLSSEYPTKSKSETKVGGWKRVFVQTDVGCVLAIQLNCGDNAHTVKRKLQVALNFPTDESVLKNDLSTIRNDFPLLLTKTFMHRSSSTPCLSPSGKDLQQQKDRGCPIELLVCPSRCSRTRQLVKDVARAIKKGVDPVPIKSGLGGAYYFRNSKGENAAIVKPNDEEPFAPNNPKGFIGKSLGQPGLKRSVRIGETCFREVAAYLLDYDNSANVPPTLLVKISHPVFHMNEDINFANKNIADGSIQAVSKTASFQQFIPHDFDASDHGTSSFPVSAVHRIGILDIRIFNTDRHAGNLLVRKQTGAGKFGNHTELIPIDHGLCLPECLEDPYFEWIHWPQASVPFSEDELEYIANLDPVKDADMLRMELPMIREACLRVLILSTIFLKEATAFGMCLAEIGEMMSREFTGMEDQPSELEFVCMEARRLAAEQEDSSTELDSGEEDLTQFELDNEYHEMLKEPSTRQFEFKTRNSRNQLSKLDEANEEEEEEEDDTEEVESDAGKLACPRPVNKWLANISKLSTSLKGVNLTNKTQRQLYAGPKFVDPVKSNSNDSGSQHCNWGSANDMLPSSVSFVKLADMKPETWCLFLEKFHELLPETFRSRKCIVKEQRAKQRLGTSCQF